A portion of the Clostridium gelidum genome contains these proteins:
- the hemL gene encoding glutamate-1-semialdehyde 2,1-aminomutase, which produces MKNLEIFEESEKYMPGGVNSPVRAFRGVNLNPPVIKSGKGVIIKDEDDNEYIDFVLAWGPLILGHCDEDVVCAIQETSSKSIAFGAPTKLELDLAKFICTSVDNVEMIRMVNSGTEATMSAVKLARGYTNRKRIVKFAGCYHGHFDGFLIEAGSGVMTGGIPGSLGVPNESIENTLIGIYNDENQIRELFKEYGNEIAGVIIEPVAGNMGVIKAEEDFMETLRELCDTYGALLIFDEVMNGFRVAFKGAQSLFNVKPDLVAYAKIMGGGLPCGAYGGRKEIMENLSPLGGVYQAGTMSGNPIVMAAGLATLTKLKNNLSYYDHIENIGIKLQEGILSISKKYNLPIVMNRVGGMMTIFFTELKEVRTYDDVKKCNVDRFNRYFEHMIKSGINIAPSQFEAVFLSVKHEENHINIFLKTFEKFAAAEALRNLS; this is translated from the coding sequence ATGAAAAACCTTGAAATATTTGAAGAATCAGAAAAGTATATGCCAGGTGGGGTTAATAGTCCAGTTAGAGCTTTTAGAGGAGTGAATTTAAATCCTCCTGTTATAAAATCGGGAAAAGGTGTTATAATTAAAGATGAAGATGATAATGAATATATTGATTTTGTATTAGCATGGGGACCATTAATTCTTGGACATTGTGATGAGGATGTTGTATGTGCTATTCAAGAAACAAGTTCAAAATCAATAGCATTTGGAGCACCAACAAAATTGGAATTAGATTTAGCAAAGTTTATTTGCACGAGTGTTGATAATGTTGAAATGATTAGGATGGTTAATTCAGGTACGGAAGCTACTATGAGTGCAGTAAAGCTTGCAAGAGGATACACAAATCGAAAAAGAATAGTTAAATTTGCTGGATGTTATCATGGACATTTTGATGGATTCTTAATAGAAGCTGGATCTGGTGTTATGACAGGGGGAATTCCAGGCTCCCTTGGAGTACCGAATGAAAGCATAGAAAATACTTTAATAGGTATATATAATGATGAAAATCAAATAAGAGAGCTTTTTAAAGAATATGGAAATGAAATTGCTGGAGTTATTATTGAGCCTGTAGCTGGTAATATGGGAGTAATAAAGGCAGAAGAAGATTTTATGGAAACTTTAAGAGAACTTTGTGATACCTATGGTGCATTACTGATTTTTGATGAGGTAATGAATGGATTTAGAGTAGCATTTAAAGGGGCTCAATCTTTATTTAATGTTAAACCTGATTTAGTTGCTTATGCTAAAATAATGGGGGGTGGACTTCCATGTGGAGCATATGGTGGAAGAAAAGAAATAATGGAAAACTTATCACCTCTAGGCGGGGTATATCAAGCAGGAACTATGTCAGGGAATCCAATTGTAATGGCAGCAGGACTTGCAACATTAACAAAGCTTAAAAATAATTTGAGTTATTATGACCATATTGAAAATATAGGTATCAAACTTCAAGAAGGAATATTAAGTATATCAAAAAAATATAACCTTCCAATAGTAATGAATAGAGTTGGAGGAATGATGACAATATTCTTTACTGAACTAAAAGAAGTTAGAACCTATGATGATGTTAAGAAATGTAATGTAGATAGATTTAATAGATATTTTGAGCATATGATAAAGAGTGGAATAAATATAGCTCCATCACAATTCGAAGCTGTATTTTTAAGTGTAAAGCATGAAGAAAATCATATTAATATTTTCTTGAAAACTTTTGAAAAATTTGCAGCAGCTGAAGCTTTAAGGAACTTATCTTAA
- the hemA gene encoding glutamyl-tRNA reductase, which translates to MIGLIGIRKNTPLEIREKFIIKPKKHKEYMQELRKEMKEIVLLATCNRTEIYFNASLNDEELLKKIFEIFNWDCEYEQYIFITTYQDVYRHLFEVCCGFHSKILGEDQILGQVKEAYEEALDIKAVSLELHRLFQEAITCGKRFRKESKLFEIPVSSASIVVNEAVNHGCTKFMIFGYGEVGQLTMKYLLSHGAKLVYLVVRNNKIKDEIHDERINIIRFEEKNKYIDEVECLIGCTSAPHPVVRKSDINEQGNKLIIYDLSVPRDVEKEVALLERTEVYNIDTISYINDKNKKLRKEKMEKHKFIMTKYLKEYEDWLKLRSISPKIKRLKAFGTEISEKRIKTFAHKSDNEKDIMLANKLIKSTSDFYINRAIDVIKEETLKGCGEECMKIIEKIFTMKK; encoded by the coding sequence GTGATAGGATTAATAGGTATTAGAAAAAATACTCCACTAGAAATTAGAGAAAAGTTTATAATAAAACCTAAAAAACACAAAGAATATATGCAAGAGTTACGTAAGGAAATGAAAGAAATAGTTCTTTTAGCCACTTGCAATAGAACAGAAATTTATTTTAATGCTTCTTTAAATGACGAAGAATTATTAAAAAAGATTTTTGAGATTTTTAATTGGGATTGTGAATATGAACAATATATTTTTATAACTACATATCAAGACGTTTATAGGCATTTATTTGAAGTTTGTTGTGGCTTTCATTCTAAAATATTAGGAGAGGATCAAATTTTAGGTCAAGTCAAGGAGGCTTATGAAGAAGCTTTAGATATAAAAGCAGTTTCTTTAGAATTACATAGGTTGTTTCAAGAAGCTATAACCTGTGGGAAAAGATTTAGAAAGGAATCTAAATTATTTGAGATACCAGTATCATCAGCTTCAATAGTTGTAAATGAAGCTGTTAATCATGGGTGCACTAAATTCATGATATTTGGATATGGAGAAGTTGGACAGCTTACTATGAAGTATTTGCTTTCCCATGGGGCAAAGCTAGTTTATTTAGTCGTTAGAAATAATAAAATTAAAGATGAAATACATGATGAAAGAATTAATATAATTAGGTTTGAAGAAAAGAATAAATATATAGATGAAGTTGAATGCCTTATAGGTTGTACATCAGCACCTCATCCAGTGGTGAGAAAATCAGATATTAATGAACAGGGAAATAAACTTATAATATATGATTTATCTGTTCCAAGAGATGTGGAAAAAGAAGTTGCTTTGTTAGAGAGAACAGAAGTGTATAATATTGATACTATAAGTTATATAAATGACAAAAATAAAAAATTACGAAAAGAAAAGATGGAAAAACATAAATTTATTATGACTAAGTATCTGAAAGAATATGAAGATTGGCTTAAACTCAGAAGCATTTCACCTAAAATTAAAAGATTAAAAGCTTTTGGAACTGAAATTTCAGAAAAAAGAATTAAAACTTTTGCACATAAAAGTGATAATGAAAAAGACATAATGTTAGCTAATAAGTTAATTAAAAGTACATCAGATTTTTACATAAATAGAGCCATTGATGTTATTAAAGAAGAAACTCTAAAAGGATGTGGTGAAGAATGTATGAAAATAATAGAAAAGATATTTACAATGAAGAAATAG
- the hemC gene encoding hydroxymethylbilane synthase: MNKLIIATRKSKLAQTQTEIIMKSLKDKFNINSEKLLIVTEGDRNLDVSLAKIGGKGLFVKDIEIALLDKRADGAVHSMKDVPYELNDEFEIASITGREDVRDVLISKDNIPFKELRRGATIGTSSIRRACELKLLRDDLEIVSIRGNVQTRLKKMKEQNLDGIILAAAGLKRLNEENLITEYFDPKEFLPAVAQGALGIECLKLSEAKEYFKQLEDLNAKLTVEAERSFMRKLNGDCHSLIGSYSEIQGNDLYMIGIYDVGGKIVKKDILGSIDEHIEVGRRLAQKILDI; this comes from the coding sequence ATGAATAAATTAATCATAGCAACAAGAAAAAGTAAGTTGGCTCAAACACAAACAGAAATAATAATGAAAAGTTTAAAAGATAAATTTAATATAAATAGTGAAAAATTACTTATAGTTACAGAAGGGGATAGAAATTTAGACGTTTCTTTAGCTAAAATTGGAGGAAAAGGACTGTTTGTTAAAGATATAGAAATTGCACTTTTGGATAAAAGAGCAGACGGAGCAGTTCATAGCATGAAAGATGTTCCTTATGAATTAAATGATGAGTTTGAAATTGCATCTATTACTGGAAGAGAAGATGTTAGAGATGTTCTTATTTCAAAGGATAATATACCTTTCAAAGAACTACGACGGGGAGCAACAATTGGAACGAGTAGTATAAGGCGAGCTTGTGAGCTTAAATTACTTAGAGACGATTTAGAAATAGTTTCAATTAGAGGGAATGTACAAACTAGATTGAAAAAAATGAAAGAGCAAAATTTAGATGGAATAATATTAGCTGCGGCAGGATTAAAAAGGTTAAATGAAGAAAACTTAATAACTGAATATTTTGATCCAAAAGAATTTTTGCCAGCAGTTGCTCAAGGGGCACTTGGTATAGAATGTTTAAAGTTAAGCGAAGCTAAAGAGTATTTTAAACAATTAGAAGATTTAAATGCAAAATTAACTGTAGAAGCTGAAAGAAGTTTTATGAGAAAATTAAATGGTGACTGCCATAGTTTAATTGGATCATATTCAGAAATTCAAGGAAATGATTTATATATGATTGGAATATATGATGTGGGTGGTAAAATAGTTAAGAAGGATATTTTAGGAAGCATAGATGAACATATTGAGGTTGGGAGAAGATTGGCACAAAAGATATTAGATATATAG
- the hemB gene encoding porphobilinogen synthase translates to MIKRGRRLRANSAIRDMVREITLSSKDFIYPIFVVEGQNIKNEISSLEGNYHFSIDRLHEVIKEIQEADIAGVLIFGIPEHKDECGSESYNDNGIVQQAIREIKKIDKNLLVITDVCMCEYTSHGHCGIVHDEYVDNDETLEYLCKISVSHAKAGADIIAPSDMMDGRIGAIRNALDENGFKNISIMSYSAKYCSAFYGPFRDAANSTPQFGDRKTYQMDPANRMEALRETQMDIEEGADFIMVKPALAYLDIIRDCKENFNMPLVAYNVSGEYAMVKAAGKLGLIDEERVMMETLTSIKRAGADTIITYHALEAAKVLKR, encoded by the coding sequence ATGATTAAAAGAGGGCGAAGACTTAGAGCTAATTCAGCTATTCGTGATATGGTTAGAGAAATAACTTTAAGTTCAAAGGATTTTATTTATCCTATTTTTGTTGTTGAAGGACAAAATATAAAAAATGAGATTTCTTCATTGGAAGGAAATTATCATTTTTCGATTGATAGATTACATGAGGTAATTAAGGAAATTCAAGAAGCTGATATTGCAGGGGTTTTGATTTTTGGAATACCAGAGCATAAGGATGAATGTGGTTCTGAAAGTTATAATGATAATGGAATTGTTCAACAAGCAATAAGAGAAATAAAAAAAATAGATAAAAATTTACTTGTTATAACAGATGTTTGCATGTGCGAATATACATCTCATGGCCATTGTGGAATAGTCCATGATGAATATGTAGATAATGATGAAACTCTTGAATACTTGTGTAAAATTTCTGTATCCCATGCAAAAGCTGGTGCAGATATAATTGCACCTTCTGATATGATGGATGGAAGAATTGGAGCTATAAGAAATGCACTAGATGAAAATGGATTTAAAAATATTAGCATAATGAGTTATTCTGCAAAATATTGTTCAGCATTTTATGGACCATTTAGAGATGCAGCAAATTCTACACCTCAATTTGGAGATAGAAAAACATATCAAATGGACCCAGCAAATAGAATGGAAGCACTTCGTGAAACACAAATGGACATAGAAGAGGGTGCAGATTTTATAATGGTGAAACCTGCTCTTGCATATTTAGATATAATTAGGGATTGCAAAGAAAACTTTAATATGCCACTTGTAGCTTATAATGTAAGTGGAGAATACGCTATGGTTAAAGCAGCAGGGAAGCTTGGACTTATTGATGAGGAAAGAGTAATGATGGAAACATTAACTTCTATTAAAAGAGCTGGGGCAGATACGATTATTACATATCATGCGCTAGAAGCAGCAAAAGTTTTAAAAAGATAA
- a CDS encoding alpha/beta hydrolase produces the protein MKKFLKIFFLILFISIIIFTIVFQKRIMLCYGIGEKYISLKDDIWTTKELDITTFSNSMNYSDVVYKNTNGVSLTLDIYGPIKQVYKSSPVLLYVHGGSFAYGDKSIPVALSPVLDTFREQGYTIISTSYELMKNTENFNKQISDVKDTIRWIYKNKSVYNIDTEEIGVIGVSSGAYLSLMASYSNDEDFVGDTQLSNYPSKVKYLIDFSGPTDLSLLNTTDLNFDLSKIFSSITNKDNIIKKFNPMTYVTSTIPNTLIIHSNLDTMVPYESSKKLYDKCIESNAKAELITLNSTAHDLSTISTDDIVSISEGLLKFVIFNSPL, from the coding sequence ATGAAAAAATTTTTGAAAATATTTTTTTTAATTTTATTTATTTCAATTATTATTTTCACTATAGTATTTCAAAAAAGAATAATGTTATGTTATGGCATTGGTGAAAAGTATATTTCTTTAAAGGATGATATATGGACAACCAAAGAACTTGATATTACAACTTTTTCAAATTCTATGAATTATAGTGATGTTGTTTATAAAAACACTAATGGTGTTTCTTTAACACTAGATATTTATGGTCCAATTAAGCAAGTTTATAAATCTTCACCTGTACTCTTATATGTTCATGGTGGAAGCTTTGCTTATGGTGATAAAAGTATTCCTGTTGCGTTAAGTCCGGTACTTGATACATTTCGCGAACAAGGTTATACAATCATAAGCACATCTTATGAACTTATGAAAAACACAGAAAACTTTAACAAACAAATTTCAGATGTGAAAGATACCATAAGGTGGATATATAAAAACAAATCTGTTTATAATATTGATACAGAAGAAATCGGAGTTATTGGTGTTTCCTCTGGCGCTTATCTTTCCCTTATGGCAAGTTATAGTAATGATGAAGACTTTGTAGGTGATACACAGTTAAGCAATTATCCATCAAAAGTCAAGTATTTGATCGATTTTTCTGGTCCTACTGATTTAAGCCTTTTAAATACTACAGATTTAAACTTTGATTTGTCAAAGATCTTTTCATCAATTACAAATAAAGATAATATAATTAAGAAATTTAACCCTATGACTTATGTTACTTCTACAATTCCGAACACCTTAATAATTCATAGTAATTTAGATACCATGGTTCCTTACGAAAGTTCAAAAAAACTTTATGATAAATGTATTGAATCAAATGCTAAAGCAGAACTAATTACTTTAAATAGCACTGCTCATGATTTATCAACGATTTCAACTGATGACATTGTTTCTATATCAGAAGGACTATTAAAGTTTGTAATATTTAATTCTCCTTTATAG
- a CDS encoding NAD(P)-dependent oxidoreductase translates to MYENNRKDIYNEEIDYSYISLISNKLRVGIIGGGKAGAIKTKHFVNNKCNVYVLSQTFSEEIIEISKASMGRLKLINEEFSYGFLKDKHLIIIALNDKSLKDKIKKYCDENCKIYIDSSNFTDGMGVVPIQRNTENITFALNTKYGNPKGAVLVSNKVEELLESYDDFIEFIGKIRNRAKEFPQYKNEISRFIGTDDFKIIFDEGKCESVLKINFPKEIVDYLLK, encoded by the coding sequence ATGTATGAAAATAATAGAAAAGATATTTACAATGAAGAAATAGACTATTCGTATATTTCATTAATATCTAATAAACTTAGAGTTGGAATAATTGGTGGAGGAAAAGCTGGTGCAATAAAAACTAAGCATTTTGTGAATAATAAATGTAATGTTTATGTATTGTCACAGACTTTTAGTGAAGAAATAATTGAGATTTCAAAAGCTTCAATGGGACGACTGAAACTTATAAATGAAGAATTTAGTTATGGGTTTTTAAAGGATAAACATCTTATAATTATTGCTTTAAATGATAAAAGTTTAAAAGATAAAATAAAGAAATATTGTGATGAGAATTGCAAAATATATATAGATTCCTCTAATTTTACAGATGGAATGGGAGTCGTTCCGATTCAAAGGAATACAGAAAATATAACTTTTGCATTGAATACCAAGTATGGTAATCCAAAAGGTGCAGTTTTAGTTTCTAATAAAGTGGAAGAATTGTTAGAATCATATGATGACTTTATTGAGTTTATAGGCAAAATAAGAAATAGGGCAAAAGAATTTCCGCAATATAAAAATGAGATAAGTAGATTTATTGGGACTGATGATTTCAAAATAATTTTTGATGAAGGTAAATGCGAAAGTGTATTAAAAATTAATTTTCCAAAAGAAATTGTAGATTATTTGCTTAAATAA
- a CDS encoding epoxyqueuosine reductase QueH, producing MNKINYQKELDCLIENLVKDKKVPTLLLHSCCAPCSSYVLEYLSQYFKISIFFYNPNIYPLEEYSRRVAEQKGLISALKVKHEIRFIEGRYDTENFYKISKGLEEEKEGGSRCFRCYELRLKEAAIIAKEEGYDYLTTTLSISPYKNAQKLNEIGEELSEEYNIKYLYSDFKKKEGYKRSIELSAEYNLYRQDYCGCVFSQNERMNSTKL from the coding sequence ATGAATAAAATTAATTATCAAAAAGAATTAGATTGTTTAATAGAAAATTTAGTAAAAGATAAAAAAGTCCCAACATTACTTTTGCATAGCTGTTGTGCACCCTGTAGTAGTTATGTACTTGAATATCTATCACAATACTTTAAAATAAGTATTTTCTTTTATAATCCTAATATATACCCTTTAGAGGAATACTCAAGAAGAGTAGCCGAACAAAAAGGACTTATTTCAGCGCTTAAGGTTAAGCATGAAATAAGATTTATTGAAGGCAGATATGATACAGAAAATTTCTATAAGATATCAAAAGGATTAGAAGAAGAAAAAGAAGGTGGGAGTCGGTGCTTTAGGTGTTATGAGTTAAGACTTAAAGAGGCAGCAATTATAGCTAAAGAAGAAGGTTATGATTACCTTACAACTACTTTATCTATAAGTCCTTACAAAAATGCACAAAAATTAAATGAAATTGGTGAAGAATTATCAGAGGAATATAACATAAAATATTTATATTCAGATTTTAAAAAGAAAGAAGGATATAAACGTTCTATAGAACTTTCTGCTGAATATAACCTATATAGGCAAGATTATTGTGGATGTGTATTTTCTCAAAATGAAAGAATGAATTCAACTAAATTATAA
- a CDS encoding class I SAM-dependent methyltransferase, with amino-acid sequence MENNLHINANRFLGFANVYDNARPKCPEKVKEILLKYLGKSPSVVVDLGCGTGLSTTIWSEVSNKIIGIEPSKDMIKLAIEKASDLENVNFVSGFSDNTGLENSSVDIITCSQSFHWMNPETTLNEASRILKKGGVFAVYDCDWPPVCNWEAEFEYKKLFEKVTEIESTYPNVKDSFIKWDKENHLSNIENSLNFRYVREIVFSNTEICNAQRFIEIALSQGGLQSIIKSNKDEINPFILTFKEKIIDIFGAVEFKIDFCYRMRIGVK; translated from the coding sequence GTGGAAAATAACTTACATATAAATGCAAATAGATTTTTGGGCTTTGCTAATGTTTATGATAATGCACGACCAAAATGTCCTGAAAAAGTTAAAGAGATATTACTTAAATATTTAGGAAAAAGTCCATCTGTTGTTGTAGACTTGGGATGTGGTACTGGCCTTTCCACAACAATTTGGAGTGAAGTAAGCAATAAAATCATTGGTATAGAACCAAGTAAAGATATGATTAAATTAGCGATAGAAAAGGCTTCTGACTTAGAGAATGTTAATTTTGTTTCTGGATTTTCAGATAACACTGGATTAGAAAATAGTTCTGTAGATATTATTACATGTTCTCAATCATTTCACTGGATGAATCCAGAAACCACATTGAATGAAGCGTCAAGAATATTAAAGAAAGGTGGTGTTTTTGCAGTTTATGATTGTGATTGGCCACCTGTATGCAATTGGGAAGCAGAATTTGAATATAAAAAACTTTTTGAGAAAGTTACGGAAATTGAATCCACATATCCGAATGTTAAAGACAGTTTTATAAAATGGGACAAAGAAAATCATCTTTCTAATATTGAAAATAGTTTGAATTTTCGATATGTAAGAGAAATTGTTTTTTCAAATACTGAAATTTGTAATGCACAAAGGTTTATTGAAATTGCTTTGAGTCAAGGAGGACTGCAATCTATCATAAAATCTAATAAAGATGAAATAAATCCATTTATATTGACTTTTAAAGAGAAAATTATTGATATTTTTGGTGCTGTTGAATTTAAAATAGATTTCTGTTACCGTATGAGGATTGGAGTTAAATAG
- a CDS encoding DUF3867 domain-containing protein, whose protein sequence is MSDKIIDFNELKNKAKDKDIDKFEDYIYSMYYNLAEGKMNMADFSKNIMSYMQDNDISQDKLLNIQKKILERYGFDSSSIDEQFKIPGFNMNSSGLNYETMKKTISFQEKYKSRISTKAMSEYFIKNEKNDLKVLLEKEDVILISEKNIDLNDNELNEFLCSYKKVIEDNKIQIVLCENIKSYEY, encoded by the coding sequence ATGTCTGATAAAATTATAGACTTTAATGAATTAAAAAATAAAGCAAAGGATAAGGACATAGATAAGTTCGAAGATTACATATATTCTATGTACTATAACCTTGCTGAAGGCAAGATGAATATGGCAGATTTCTCTAAAAATATAATGTCATATATGCAAGATAATGATATATCCCAAGATAAGTTACTTAATATACAAAAAAAAATCTTAGAGAGATATGGATTTGATTCGTCTTCTATAGATGAGCAATTTAAGATTCCAGGATTTAATATGAATAGCTCAGGATTAAATTATGAAACTATGAAAAAGACTATTAGCTTTCAAGAAAAATATAAAAGTAGAATATCTACTAAAGCAATGTCTGAATATTTTATAAAGAATGAAAAAAATGATCTTAAAGTACTGCTAGAAAAAGAAGATGTAATACTAATAAGCGAAAAGAATATAGATTTAAATGATAATGAGCTAAATGAATTCTTATGCTCATATAAAAAAGTTATTGAAGATAATAAAATACAAATAGTATTATGTGAAAATATAAAAAGTTATGAATATTAG
- the cobA gene encoding uroporphyrinogen-III C-methyltransferase, whose protein sequence is MSKVYIIGTGPGDEELLTLKAVRVLKECTAVLYDRLVSNNVLNYLNENCEIYYCGKEPGAHSKTQEEINELIVSLAKKGHIVGRIKGGDPYVFGRGGEEVLALAKENISFEVIPGVTSPIAVLNYAGIPITHRGIAQSFHVVTGKSAQDLNVNFKALAAEEGTLVFMMGLSNLDNIVRELIDNGKDSSTPCGVVMRGTSAKQKKVIGTLDNISQKVMDAKLKSPCIIVVGEVVSLSESLNWYESKPLFGKNICITRSKKQSENLKNRLVELGAEVTSFNSIEIKGSTNNLYSYINKLGDYDHMVFTSVNSVDIFFDYLIEKDYDIRGIKAKISAIGHATAKALNKRGIICFAKAKEFASEGLISILKPHLKENEKLLLPCSAKSRQYIYEELTKTGVEVDKVYLYDTVCGTVANKKSFDEVDIVFFTSPSTVKNMVDMVGLEEIKKKQVISIGPKTNESLKEFGIEATVCKEHSEDGFLKEIMNLLKN, encoded by the coding sequence ATGAGTAAGGTATATATAATAGGAACAGGTCCAGGAGATGAAGAATTATTGACATTAAAGGCTGTTAGGGTTTTAAAAGAATGCACAGCGGTATTATATGATAGATTAGTTTCAAATAATGTATTAAATTATTTGAATGAAAATTGTGAAATTTATTATTGTGGTAAAGAGCCGGGGGCTCATTCTAAAACACAAGAGGAAATTAATGAACTTATAGTTAGTCTCGCAAAAAAAGGTCATATAGTTGGAAGAATTAAAGGTGGAGATCCTTATGTGTTTGGAAGAGGCGGAGAAGAAGTACTTGCTTTAGCTAAGGAAAACATATCTTTTGAGGTAATTCCGGGAGTAACATCTCCAATAGCAGTTTTAAATTATGCTGGAATTCCAATAACTCATAGAGGCATAGCACAAAGTTTTCATGTTGTAACAGGTAAATCTGCACAAGATTTGAATGTGAATTTTAAAGCTTTAGCTGCTGAAGAAGGAACTTTAGTTTTTATGATGGGTTTAAGTAATTTAGATAATATAGTTAGAGAGCTTATAGATAATGGAAAAGATTCATCTACGCCATGTGGTGTTGTAATGAGGGGAACCTCAGCCAAACAAAAAAAGGTTATAGGAACTTTAGATAATATTTCACAAAAAGTAATGGATGCAAAACTAAAATCACCGTGTATAATTGTGGTTGGAGAAGTTGTAAGCTTAAGTGAAAGCTTAAACTGGTATGAAAGTAAGCCGTTATTTGGAAAAAATATATGTATTACAAGATCTAAAAAACAATCTGAGAATTTAAAAAATAGATTAGTTGAATTAGGAGCAGAGGTTACAAGCTTTAATTCAATAGAAATAAAAGGTAGTACAAATAATTTATACAGTTATATAAATAAATTAGGAGACTATGATCATATGGTATTTACGTCTGTAAATAGTGTAGATATATTTTTTGATTATCTAATTGAAAAAGATTATGATATAAGAGGAATTAAAGCAAAAATTTCTGCTATTGGGCATGCAACAGCAAAAGCTTTAAATAAAAGAGGAATTATATGTTTTGCAAAAGCTAAGGAATTTGCTTCAGAAGGTTTAATAAGCATATTGAAACCACATTTGAAAGAAAACGAAAAATTACTTTTGCCATGCTCAGCTAAGAGTAGACAATATATATATGAGGAACTTACAAAAACTGGTGTAGAAGTAGATAAAGTATATTTATATGATACAGTTTGCGGAACTGTAGCAAATAAAAAATCTTTTGATGAAGTAGATATAGTATTTTTTACAAGCCCATCAACAGTTAAAAATATGGTGGATATGGTAGGCTTAGAAGAAATTAAAAAGAAACAAGTTATATCTATAGGACCAAAGACTAATGAATCATTAAAGGAATTTGGAATAGAAGCAACAGTATGTAAAGAGCATTCGGAGGATGGATTTTTAAAGGAAATAATGAATTTATTAAAGAATTAA